The following proteins are co-located in the Chlorocebus sabaeus isolate Y175 chromosome 21, mChlSab1.0.hap1, whole genome shotgun sequence genome:
- the LOC119626309 gene encoding small ribosomal subunit protein uS14-like, whose protein sequence is MGHQQPYWSHPQKLGQGSRSCHICPNQQSLIRKHSLNTCRQCFRQYTKDIGFTELD, encoded by the coding sequence ATGGGTCACCAGCAGCCTTACTGGAGCCACCCACAGAAGTTGGGCCAGGGTTCTCGCTCTTGTCACATCTGCCCAAACCAGCAAAGTCTAATCCGGAAACACAGCCTCAATACGTGCCGTCAGTGTTTCCGTCAGTACACGAAGGACATAGGTTTCACTGAGTTGGACTAA